CTACCATTTCTCATTCCATCAATCTGATTCTATATCTCCTTGTTGTTGGGTTGATCTTTCTCCTAGGCCTCCACCTATTCAAAAATCCGCAATACGCTTTCATTCTGGCATTGCTATTCGCTGTGCACCCCACCCACACCGAAGTAGTGGCCAGCATCAAAAACAGAGACGAACTACTGGCCCTATTGTTCGGGCTTTTGGCATTCTTGTCATTGAGATTAAAAGGTAACTGGTCAATACCCGCCACCATTGCTTGTATGATATGCTCATTGTTAGCCAAAAAAACAGGATTGGGGATTTATCTGCTCGCTCCAATTCTCCTTTACAGTTTTCACTCCAAAAGCAGCGCATTCTTTTGCAGTTTGGTGGCAGCCATGTCCGTATCCCTATTCGCTATGGCCCCTACGGCGAATGTCTCAGGATCACTTTTTTTGGTCATCATTTATCTGACAGGCATGACCCTCTTCTTTTATTGGGCACATTTTAATGATTTTAAATTCAACAAAAACACGCTTCAGGCTGGTGTGGCATCTTTAGGTATACTGGTCGTGGCCTTCGGCATTTTTGAAAGTTTTGTCCCGCTTATCCTGGCTCTGCACATTATCCTGCTCGCCAGCTACTTTTTTTTCACCTCAGGGCAGCTCATCAAATGGGTGCTCTTTTTCAGCCTGATGATGACCAGTTTATTCACCTCGGCTTGGTATTTTATCCCCATGTGCTACGTGCTCGTGTTCAATGATTACGACAGGACAAAATGGATTTGGATACCCGGTACTCTTCTGCTTTTCTTCTCCGTTTTCCTTGTGATTACCAGTACCAAGCCTTTTGCTATCCTCTTCACCCTGATCTACATAACTCCGCTGATCTTCGATCGCCTTAGAAAAAAATGGATACTTCTATCCTTACTATTCAGTGCGTTTCTGGCCGTCCTCATCAATTCATACGCTGGTACGAGTCTTACATATATTGTCCTACTTATATGCTTCGTGATACTCTTTTGGCTTCTCATCAATCAAAAATGGAAAAGCTCTTACCTAGGCATTCTCATCTGCTTCATAGCCCTGTCTTTTTATATTGACTCATCGGTGACTATTCTAAGTGGGTGGCTTCAGCAAACTCAAAATCTGGGAGGCACACCTCCCCAAACTTCCACCACCTACTCAGGTAGATCCCTGGATTTTATTGAGAACCCACTGGTAAACCATACACAGATTTCAGACAAACTCATGGCCATGGCCAGCACGTATGGACATTACATTTCGCAAATGATTTACCCTCATAACCTCAGATTCTACTATGGATATAATGCCATCGATTTATTCAATCCCCCTATTGTGCTCTTATGGCTAGGAATCATCACAGGGATCATCACCCTTTTCATGAAATGCGCACAATGGCGTTCCTCTTTATTCTTTATTCTTTTCCTGGTCGCACTATTCCCGTTTTCTAATTTGCTGGTTCCGGTAGCAGGTATTGTGGGTGATCGTCTGGTCTTCCTGCCCTCGCTTCTTTTTCTTCTGTTCATTACCTCTCTTCTGACAGAGTTCCTATCAAAATACAGTCTTGCGATCCCGATAGTCTTCATTTGTGCAGCTATGGGATATCTATCATTTGAAAGGGCAGCTCTTTGGAAAAACAAAGAAACACTTTACTTGCATGATGCCAGTGAAAATCAGCTATCTGTAAAA
This Marinoscillum sp. 108 DNA region includes the following protein-coding sequences:
- a CDS encoding M48 family metallopeptidase, which produces MIIYTQTIHFDYNLDDEIVVSQEDKFSISGLYESISSPYYSLDQRISYGYRPLTSLTFYLESTLLGNNPTISHSINLILYLLVVGLIFLLGLHLFKNPQYAFILALLFAVHPTHTEVVASIKNRDELLALLFGLLAFLSLRLKGNWSIPATIACMICSLLAKKTGLGIYLLAPILLYSFHSKSSAFFCSLVAAMSVSLFAMAPTANVSGSLFLVIIYLTGMTLFFYWAHFNDFKFNKNTLQAGVASLGILVVAFGIFESFVPLILALHIILLASYFFFTSGQLIKWVLFFSLMMTSLFTSAWYFIPMCYVLVFNDYDRTKWIWIPGTLLLFFSVFLVITSTKPFAILFTLIYITPLIFDRLRKKWILLSLLFSAFLAVLINSYAGTSLTYIVLLICFVILFWLLINQKWKSSYLGILICFIALSFYIDSSVTILSGWLQQTQNLGGTPPQTSTTYSGRSLDFIENPLVNHTQISDKLMAMASTYGHYISQMIYPHNLRFYYGYNAIDLFNPPIVLLWLGIITGIITLFMKCAQWRSSLFFILFLVALFPFSNLLVPVAGIVGDRLVFLPSLLFLLFITSLLTEFLSKYSLAIPIVFICAAMGYLSFERAALWKNKETLYLHDASENQLSVKANQLAGDLLYGQAVNAPEIKRKNLLKSALSFYTKGASVHEPYYLNWYMIGVIQLQLTEYKMAMEAFKRAENSPYVDQSIYLQMAICASFLNDLETAEMYYLRAVNHPETKLKAYLNLVYIYLRTDQLSLALSTNQKALDDYPENPSLNENHARIYFNMGDTLNTIKYLENAIYYGNDNERNLEFLESLQL